From the genome of Prunus persica cultivar Lovell chromosome G8, Prunus_persica_NCBIv2, whole genome shotgun sequence:
GAAGGCTTCTCTGGTCCATACACACGGCGTTCTTGTACACCGGGGCTCACTAGCAGCTCGTCCCTGGAGTCTGAATCACGTGGAAGATATGGACCCGCTTCATCCATCCTTGATCCAACAGCACCTCTGCCACGCTTGACCCTGCCATAGCAAGAAATTCAGGAATCATGTCAATCAGTCGTACATTCTACACCACGTGAGGGAGAGAGGGAAGacgagtgagagagagagagatggggaaagagaaggggagagagagatgccTTGAATGTAAAAATTCTTCAAGTTCTTCATCTCTTAGACCATTTTCTTCCCTTGAATGGCAGCTCTCATATTCCCTTTTCCTTGATGAGCAAGAAGGACTAGCATTGTCATCTGTGACATCATGCCCCTTACTGCTGCTTCTCGAACAGTTACTGTCTCCTCGACTCCTGTCATTTCTGCTCTCATCCTTCATCTTTCCTTTAAGCCTATTGTCCAATTCTATCTCTTTCTGCCGGAGTCGCCACATTTCAT
Proteins encoded in this window:
- the LOC18767100 gene encoding transcription initiation factor TFIID subunit 3 — its product is MDLETENRIAAILMKEAAELRRQAEKEGVHAYLRQPQTRFRPNSRFLSATVLGVQQANRAVEVNEMWRLRQKEIELDNRLKGKMKDESRNDRSRGDSNCSRSSSKGHDVTDDNASPSCSSRKREYESCHSREENGLRDEELEEFLHSRVKRGRGAVGSRMDEAGPYLPRDSDSRDELLVSPGVQERRVYGPEKPSRKLYDSSKEELDYDRKKSKKVKAASSKKHKSKDKSKEKKKKRKEERSKYLT